The following are from one region of the Edwardsiella tarda ATCC 15947 = NBRC 105688 genome:
- a CDS encoding UbiX family flavin prenyltransferase, giving the protein MKRLIIGISGASGVIYGIRLLEVLRSHPEVETHLVMSQAARQTLALETDRSLREVLALADVVHDVRDIAAAISSGSFKTAGMVILPCSIKTLSGIVHGYSDTLLIRAADVVLKERRPLVLCVRETPLHLGHLRMMTSAAELGAVIMPPVPAFYHRPQRIEEIIDQTVNRVLDQLDITLPHELFPRWQGGHRTPDSAT; this is encoded by the coding sequence ATGAAACGACTGATTATCGGTATCTCCGGCGCCAGTGGCGTGATTTACGGGATCCGTTTGCTAGAGGTGTTGCGTAGCCACCCAGAGGTAGAAACCCACCTGGTGATGAGTCAGGCGGCACGCCAGACCTTGGCGTTGGAGACGGATCGCAGCCTGCGTGAGGTCTTGGCCTTGGCGGATGTGGTGCATGACGTGCGCGATATCGCCGCCGCGATCTCCTCCGGCTCCTTTAAGACCGCCGGCATGGTTATCTTGCCTTGTTCCATCAAAACCCTCTCCGGCATCGTGCATGGTTACAGCGATACGCTATTGATCCGCGCCGCCGACGTGGTGTTGAAGGAGCGTCGACCATTGGTGCTATGTGTGCGAGAGACGCCGTTGCATCTGGGGCATCTGCGTATGATGACCAGTGCCGCCGAGTTGGGGGCGGTGATCATGCCGCCGGTACCCGCCTTCTACCACCGTCCACAGCGGATCGAGGAGATCATCGATCAGACGGTGAACCGGGTATTGGATCAGCTGGATATCACCCTGCCGCACGAGTTGTTTCCTCGTTGGCAGGGCGGGCATCGGACGCCAGATAGCGCGACCTGA
- a CDS encoding SDR family NAD(P)-dependent oxidoreductase: protein MNQALLHDKVALVTAGAQGSGAAIVRALAAAGARVALTYHHSEQEARLLTAQIRQQGGEAVALRTDARNPETCVRAITRTLELWGRIDILVNHAAVIICKPFDEIELREFEQSMEINVRAVFLTSQLAARQMPAGGRIIHISSTRQEADHSDALCAMGRAALGALTRAMAQDLGPQGITVNQLIPSVTTPLPSLTATRDEKILGCPATTHSIADLVLWLCSPAAAAVNGTQFDIAAQ, encoded by the coding sequence ATGAACCAAGCCTTATTGCACGATAAAGTCGCGCTGGTCACTGCGGGCGCACAGGGGAGCGGCGCGGCCATCGTCCGCGCACTCGCCGCCGCGGGCGCACGCGTCGCGCTGACCTACCACCACTCGGAGCAGGAAGCCCGGTTACTGACCGCCCAGATCCGCCAGCAGGGGGGCGAAGCCGTCGCCTTGCGTACCGACGCACGCAATCCAGAGACCTGCGTGCGCGCCATCACCCGCACGTTAGAGTTGTGGGGGCGCATCGATATTCTGGTGAATCACGCCGCCGTGATCATCTGTAAGCCCTTCGATGAGATCGAGTTGCGTGAATTTGAACAGAGCATGGAGATCAATGTCCGGGCGGTGTTTCTCACCAGCCAACTGGCCGCACGCCAGATGCCGGCAGGGGGACGCATCATCCATATCAGCAGCACACGGCAAGAGGCCGATCACAGCGACGCACTTTGTGCCATGGGACGAGCCGCGCTGGGCGCCCTCACCCGAGCCATGGCGCAAGATCTCGGGCCACAAGGCATCACGGTCAATCAGTTGATCCCCAGCGTCACAACCCCACTCCCGTCGCTCACAGCGACGCGTGACGAGAAGATCCTCGGTTGCCCCGCCACGACGCACAGCATCGCGGATCTGGTGCTCTGGCTCTGTTCACCGGCGGCCGCCGCCGTCAACGGCACGCAATTCGATATCGCCGCCCAATAA